From a region of the Helicobacter hepaticus ATCC 51449 genome:
- a CDS encoding toxin-antitoxin system YwqK family antitoxin produces MDIWCSRIKHSVCRKLVLMGVISALVLGGCVGEQVALPQDSQIQNQSSTKNKHTSLSTQQKTSIPKIQQSNQKPHYSQAKLENITGEQSTEEVQDNGRTFKAEITYKPGTKIKHGKETLYYLNGTMAQRAFYVEGKREGIFELFSQKGILIYQAYYSAGQLHGLCRIFDVANGNIQSEMNFVNGVQEGQMNIYDTSGKLWYQLQYKQGKKEGIAKELDSNGKVVREVRYVNDKEIK; encoded by the coding sequence ATGGACATTTGGTGTAGTAGAATTAAACATAGCGTATGTCGAAAATTAGTGCTTATGGGTGTTATAAGCGCATTAGTATTAGGAGGTTGTGTGGGTGAGCAAGTTGCTTTGCCACAAGATTCTCAAATACAAAACCAAAGTTCTACAAAAAATAAACACACTTCTTTGAGCACACAGCAAAAAACTTCTATCCCTAAAATACAACAATCAAACCAAAAGCCCCATTATTCTCAAGCGAAACTTGAAAATATTACCGGAGAGCAGAGCACAGAGGAAGTGCAGGATAATGGACGCACTTTTAAGGCAGAGATTACTTATAAGCCCGGAACAAAAATCAAGCACGGAAAAGAGACTTTGTATTATCTTAATGGCACTATGGCACAGAGGGCATTTTATGTTGAAGGTAAAAGAGAGGGTATATTTGAGCTTTTTAGTCAAAAGGGCATTCTTATTTATCAAGCATATTATAGCGCAGGGCAATTACACGGATTATGTCGTATTTTTGATGTTGCCAATGGCAATATTCAAAGTGAGATGAATTTTGTAAATGGTGTGCAAGAGGGACAAATGAATATCTATGACACATCAGGGAAACTTTGGTATCAGCTTCAATATAAGCAAGGCAAAAAAGAGGGCATAGCAAAAGAATTAGATTCAAATGGTAAGGTTGTGCGTGAAGTGCGCTATGTGAATGATAAAGAGATAAAATAA
- a CDS encoding toxin-antitoxin system YwqK family antitoxin — MKVVKVVFLILIYKMLAFGVAFASDAAEYDVRISYTGDKKSPTIIRTQYCKGTTMKCGTQIKKAPNGVVIFRASYDKDKYEGKVSSYYLEGTIKEERYYNEGKEEGKRILYFPNGKMQSEQEYKFNKREGEGKKYYESGVLQESFTYENNEREGIRAEFDKNGMLQYETLYKKGKKQWMKHYDEKGTMIEEKNCRWQTCY, encoded by the coding sequence GTGAAGGTGGTAAAAGTCGTATTCTTAATCTTAATATATAAAATGTTAGCATTTGGCGTTGCCTTTGCTTCAGATGCGGCAGAATATGATGTGAGAATCTCCTATACAGGCGATAAAAAATCTCCTACTATCATCAGAACGCAATATTGTAAGGGCACAACGATGAAATGTGGCACTCAAATAAAAAAAGCGCCTAATGGTGTGGTAATTTTTCGTGCATCTTATGATAAAGATAAATATGAGGGGAAAGTGAGTTCTTATTACCTTGAGGGCACAATTAAAGAAGAGCGTTACTACAATGAGGGAAAAGAGGAGGGAAAGCGCATACTTTATTTTCCTAATGGCAAAATGCAGAGTGAGCAAGAATATAAGTTTAATAAGCGTGAAGGGGAGGGCAAAAAATATTATGAATCTGGTGTATTGCAAGAGAGTTTTACTTATGAAAATAATGAGCGAGAGGGCATTAGGGCAGAATTTGATAAAAATGGTATGTTACAATATGAAACACTCTATAAAAAAGGTAAGAAGCAATGGATGAAGCATTATGATGAAAAAGGCACAATGATTGAGGAGAAAAATTGTCGTTGGCAAACTTGTTATTAA